One region of Eupeodes corollae chromosome 1, idEupCoro1.1, whole genome shotgun sequence genomic DNA includes:
- the LOC129941937 gene encoding uncharacterized protein CG16817, which yields MAPVVSHPPVSWAQRNDLLFVTIDVECKDIDYKVTENSMKFSGKDALDSNKEYDLQLNFLKNVDPEKVSSKNIGRCLEFTIYKKESGPYWSSLTNDKTKLHFLKANFNKWKDESDDEDPENALEAEWPNYLQPSSDLKDFADFEDDDDSDDNIPSLSQNDEDDEADEKAKEEKTADKPLAAEEKK from the exons ATGGCACCAGT TGTATCTCATCCTCCGGTTTCCTGGGCTCAAAGGAATGACCTTCTATTTGTTACTATCGATGTCGAATGTAAGGACATTGACTACAA agtaACAGAAAACTCGATGAAATTTAGCGGAAAAGATGCTCTGGATAGCAACAAGGAATACGACCTGCAGTTGAACTTCCTTAAAAATGTCGATCCCGAAAAAGTATCaagtaaaaatatcggtagatgTTTGGAGTTTACTATTTATAAA AAAGAAAGTGGTCCTTATTGGTCATCGTTAACAAACGACAAAACCAAACTGCATTTCCTTAAAGCTAATTTCAACAAATGGAAAGATGAGTCTGATGATGAAGATCCAGAAAATg CTCTTGAGGCTGAATGGCCAAATTACTTGCAACCATCATCCGATTTAAAGGACTTTGCCGACTTCGAAGATGACGATGACTCAGATGATAATATTCCAAGTTTATCGCaaaacgacgaagacgacgaagcGGATGAAAAGGCCAAGGAGGAAAAAACCGCCGATAAACCATTAGCAGCGgaggaaaagaaataa